One Helianthus annuus cultivar XRQ/B chromosome 12, HanXRQr2.0-SUNRISE, whole genome shotgun sequence genomic region harbors:
- the LOC110897036 gene encoding uncharacterized protein At2g34160 translates to MSAETAIAPAEHPKKNRIQVSNTKKPLFFYVNLAKRYIQEHDEVELSALGMAITTVVTVAEILKNNGLAVEKKVVTSTIGMKDETRGRLIQKARIEIVLGKTDKYASMATPPSARAREKEALANKEEKKQ, encoded by the exons ATGTCCGCTGAAACTGCCATCGCTCCGGCTGAACATCCCAAGAAGAACCGAATTCAAGTCTCCAACACCAAAAAACCTCTTTTCTTTTACGTCAATCTTGCAAAG AGGTACATTCAAGAACATGATGAAGTTGAGCTCTCTGCTTTGGGGATGG cAATTACTACAGTTGTTACAGTAGCTGAAATACTAAAGAACAATGGACTTGCTGTTGAGAAAA AGGTTGTGACATCCACCATTGGCATGAAGGATGAAACGAGGGGCCGACTAATTCAAAAGGCTAGG ATCGAGATTGTATTGGGAAAGACCGACAAGTATGCGTCAATGGCCACCCCACCCAGTGCTCGAGCACGTGAGAAGGAAGCACTCGCTAACAAGGAAGAAAAGAAACAATAA